The Hyla sarda isolate aHylSar1 chromosome 3, aHylSar1.hap1, whole genome shotgun sequence genome contains the following window.
TGCTGTAAAACAGGTAAAAATGTAATAATGATATTTTTGATAGTGTTTAATTCCACACTATATGTGGTAACAAATGTGGGTATAAAGGAgggtattagagatgagctaactttagaaaaatttgattcagccgattcgccgaattgtccgaaaaaaattggttcgatccgaatatatttgcggtgaatctatataaaaaaggctatttctaacctacagggagcctcaataggggtgtagaacactttgctttgttctaaaacacatatggagtgtgctgaggtagtgaaataatactgttatttagtatgacatgcagattaccggcattgcttttagaatcactgcggcacaatgacagagcctggaagtggcatcagtatgaggagaccatatagtggctgaatgacagagcctggaggtcgcatcgcatgaggagaccatatagtggctgcatggcacagcgtggaggtgttggcttcatgatgagaccatatagtggctgaatgacacagcgtggagctggcagcagcatgaggagaccatctagtggcttAACGACACAGTGtataggtgttggcagcatgagtagaccatataatggctgaatgacacagcttggatgtggcttaagcatgaggagaccatatagtagctgaatgacaaagcatggaggtgttagcagaatgaggagaccatatagtggctaaatgacacagcgtggaggtgttggaagcatgaggagaccataaaggggctgaatgacaaagcttggatgtggctgaagcataaggagacatatagtggctcaatgaaacagagtggaggtgttggcagaatgaggagaccatatagttgctgaatgacacagcatggagctggcagtagcatgagtagacactagggcttcacaatcccaaagattaaaagatgaattttcaaatttaaattgaagatttagggtagctaatgctaccataaaatatttttaggcccagactcagggtgctaccataaaaaaaatttggtccagacccaggcccagcagcatcagtaaaccatatattggctgaatgacacagcctggagttggctgaagcatgaggagatcctaTAGTATCTGAatagcacaacctggagttggcagcagcatgagtatacactagggcttcacaatccctaagattaaaagatgaattttgacatttaaattgaagatttagggcagctagtgctaccataaaacatttttaggcccagactcaggcccagcagcatcagtaaaccatatattggctgaatgacacagcctggagttggatgaagcatgaggagaccatatagtgtctgaatggcacagcagggagttggcagaagcattttttaaatttaagattttgaaattgaggattttgaaattgaaattttaacttctaagttttagtgtcccaggccccggcgttCAGGtataaaggaccaaatctaacaataaGTCACATGTCACaagtcagcacaatgacagagtctggaggtggcatcagtatgaggaggccatatagtggctgaatgactgcccggagtttgtggcagcataagaagaccatagagtgtctgaatggcacagcctggaattggctaaagcatgaggagaccatatagtggccgaatgagacagcctggaggtggcaacaggagtcctgaaaatgaccctaatgcaaggaatttctgaaactgtggACCAGCagcttaattatgttttgcagtatccatggcagcacaatgagagagcctggaggtggcagcatcagcatgaggagaccatagagcagcacaattagagagcctggtggtggcagcatcagcatgaggagacatatggtggcataatgacagtgcctggaggtggtagcatcaacatgaggagaccagatggtggcacaatgatggagcgtggaggtggtagcatcagaatgaggagaccatagagaaaCACAATaagagaacctggaggtggcagcatcagcatgaggagaccattgagcaGCACAATTGgaaaacctggaggtggcagcatcagcatgaggaaaccatatgttggcacaatgacagagcctggaggtggtagcatcagcatgaggagaccatatggtggcacaataacagagcctggaggtggtagcattagcatgaggagaccatagagcagcagaatgagagcgcctggaggtggcagcatcagcatgaggagaccatatggcggcacaatgacagagcctggaggtggtagcattagcatgaggagaccatagagcagcaaaagaaagagcctagagttggcagcagcagcatgagggccatgccagctGAGGatggagtctgaggaacccaccgcattcgttgcaaatcgaacatttcatgaaatttgtacaGAATTCGGGTGCGTCTGCTTCGATTCAATCTTCTCTAATTAAATGGggactttcatttaaaaaaaactttttatatgatgtacataataacattatatgtatacttGTAGTTTacattggttacaaatttttggccaAATGATGCTTTTTAATTCTTACCACAAGGGGTCCCTTCACTGCCCAGGAGACTGTCTTGTCCTGCGGCTATTCAAACAAGACAAAATACTGGAAGTTGGGTGGAACAAGGAAGGGAGTGTGGGGTTTGACAGGTGCACTTAAAAGCattcctgtcatatcacagaaaaaaatagacGTCTTTATCTTCCTCACTAGGTCATACAGATGCttcatttttttatgtgtctagcttctgtatttggcttccaaatccctctgttctactgctcactcattctgacatccactgctcaagaaggggcctgtccaaggcaagcactgaacccaccttcactcaccatgcattttcCCTTAATCTGCTTTgccgtgctgggtctcttcatccaatccctgcaggctgctctCTAACCACTTCCTCTTTGTTTTCCTGCTGCAGTCTGCTAGtcaagacaggagtgagcacagaggagtgacaaagatgatgctgcacccTGGtatgattatgttctggatggtatggggacctctagagtcataatttctataaaaaaggagataacattgttatgaagtacagggtgggccatttatatggatacaccttaataaaatgggaattgtgggtgatattaacttcctgtttttgacacattagtatatggcagggggaaaacttttcaagatgggtggtgaccacggtggccattttgaatccaactttagttttttcaataggaagagggtcatgtgacacttcaaacttattgggaatttcacaagaaaaacaatgatgtccttggttttaacgtaactttattctttcacgagttatttacaagtttctgaccacttataaaatgtgtttaatgtgctgcccattgtgttggattgtcagtgCAACcctgacaattgccttcagatgaccccaaagataaaagtctaagggggtcagatcaggagaccttgggggccattcaactggcccacgacgaccaatacactttccaggaaactgttcatctaagaatgctcggacctgacacccataatgtggtggtgcaccatcttgctgggggtcaggtctgagcattcctagatgaacagtttcctggaaagtggattggtcatcgttggccagttgaatggcccccaaggtctcccgatctgacccccttagacttttatctttggggtcatctgaaggcaattgtctatgctgtgaagatacgagatgtgcagcaactgaaactacggatactggaagcctgcgctagcatttctcctgtggtgttgctatcagtgtgtgaagagtgggagaagagggttgcattgacaatccaacacaatgggcagcacattaaacacattttataagtggtcagaaacttgtaaataactcatgaaagaataaagttacgttaaaaccaagcacatcattgttttccttgtgaaattcccaataagtttgatgtgtcacatgaccctctttctattgaagaaaacaaaagttggattcaaaattgctgacttcaaaatggccgccacggtCAACActtatcttgaaaagtttcccccctcacatatactaatgtgccacaaacaagaagttaatatcaccaaccattcccattttattaaggtgaatccatataaatggccctccctgtatattagaaatgttaatgtttgccaagatgtacaacataaaaaaaagttttggaatCTGACTATGCCCATTTAACTTGCAGGGCAGTTGTCAAGACAATGAGGGAAGCTATTAGGTGATCTGAGAAGATGGAAATGGCGCAAGAGTAAAAGTTGGCCAGAAAAAGTCATTACAGTGATTTCAACCTACTGGAGAATGACAACAGTCAGAGAAGCCATCATCTGTGAGCCACTGCAGGATTATTCTGCCTCTGATCAGTACTGTAGTCTATTGTATGGTAATCCCATGTGTCTTGGTGTAATTACTCTAAAATGTTGTGCTTTTTTTCCTCAGTCTTTCCTCTATGAACCTGCCTGTTAAAGGGGACTCAAGCTTATTTATAAACTAAATGGTTTGTCCAATAACTATTTAAAGTAACTTATCAACCAGCTTTGCTTTGCGCTAAAAAAATGAATTGATTTATGCAGATTAGCATAAAGTGTCTAAAATTTCAGCCTTTAGTAAATATTATCCTCATTTATTTGGCACTGAAGTATTTTACATCACACAAAATAAGACATGGAAATGTCCAAGTAGGCAAATAATATTTACAAGCACTACATGATGGGtgcatacaaataaaaaaaatctatttcaatAACAGGAAACCAGGGCTGAGGAGATATGAAAACTGTTGCCGCTtgcattttaatacatttattttaggaTCAGTAATGAAATCTCATGCAAACTATGTCTCTTTATAAATCAATATTATGTCATATAACAGCTCATACTACGCTGCCCCTCCTTGTGTACGTGAGTCCAGAGTCAGCAATCTCAAGAGGAAAACATGGATTATAgagatattttatttttcctgatACTGTTTTTAATATTTCTGGGGTTCTTTCTTAACCTCTTCATTGTGATAACGAACTTTGCTTGGTATCTAAAAGGTGAAGCTCTTCAATCTGTTGACATTATCATGACCTGCCTGTCGTCAATAAGGATCATACTTTTAATCAGATATCTCTTAGGATATCTTGTCAATTCACCCTTGACCACTATAGTTGTTGACTTGGATACTTATAGATATCTAAATCTAGCATTGATGTTCTTGGTCTTCTGCAGCCTGTGGTGGGGCACTGCCCTTGGAGTTTTCTACTGTGTGAAGATCACCACCTACAGAAACCATTTATTCATGAGGCTCAAAATGAACATCTCAACCACGGTGCCCTGGATTCTTACTGGGTCCATGGTCATTTcttttatctccagtctgccatgTCTATGGGGCACACATCCAACAAACTTTACCAGCATTGACAGTGGAAACATCAGCAATAATGAATATAGTCATAGTGATCACATATCATACATCCAAAAACAACAATTGAATTTATTGATCATCACCTTTGCAGGATCCATCCTACCGCTCCTTCTATTTTGTGTTTCAATTTATCTCCTTATTGTGTCAGTCCTAAAACACACAAGGAACATGAACAGCAACAATTCGGGATTTGCTAAGCCTCAACTGGAAGCCCATAAAAAGGCTCTAATAACTATGGTCTCATTTTTGCTCCTTTACTTCCTTTACTTTCTAAGCTCAAACTTGTTGTTTCTGAGCTTTTACACGAGAAATCCAATCTTTCGTTCCCTGTGTTCTATAGGTGTGTACTCCTACCCAAGCCTCCACTCTTTAATGTTAATAATCAGCAATGCAAAACTTAAGAGATCCATTCTCTCGGCTTTTCAGTCAGATGTGTTTTCTAACAGGATATCTTAGAACCCCTGTTGTGTGGATGCTTCCTGTCAACTGGTGGAACGATAACGGAAATTCAGAAAACCTTTTTGGAAAAATTTTATATTATCACCCAATTAATGCATCCATTCACTGGAAACTATGTAAATTTACAAAGTAAGTAGCTAAAACTCACGTAGGAAAAATAATTCCATGCAGACACCAACATCACTATAAAAGCTTACCATGGCACACACTGAGATCTGGAAATAATATGGTCTTTTCTGGAAGTTGGTAGATAAAATTGAAGTAAATGTTGTCCAAAGTTATGAAAAAGGCTTCATGGGAAGTCTCACATCGATGTTAAAATAAATACCAGACTGtgggggacatattcaaaaactTGATGACAGTtacaatgacctgcagagagggatatgaggagagggagagagggatatGAGGAGAACCAGAGACAAAAATGAGGAAGACAGTCTGAAACAACCACTGTTACCACAATTATGGGGCTCTGGAGTCTGAATCCGTGGACATATCTGCACCCTCTCACCCATAAATATGATAATATTTGCATTTTACTGTACCTAAAAAGGTCTTACCATATTTGTATAGTTATCtagaagtagtgttgagcggtataggccatattcgaatttgcgatatttcgcgaatatatggacgaatattcgtcatatattcgctaaattcgcatattcataataatcgcgttttattttcgcatatgcgaaaatttgtatatgcgaaaatttgcgcatgtgaaaatttgcatatgcggaaatttgcatatacaaaaattagcataagcgaaaattcgcatatgcggtctctcacagtagtattagagccttctttataccacacaagctggaagcagagagggggtgatcactgtgatgtgtactgtgaaaaaaaaaataataaaataaaaaaaaaaaaacgaatatttgtaattacaaatatatagtgctatggtGCTATAGTgctattcgtgaatattcgcgaattcgcgaagatgcgatattcacgaataaaatttgcattgcgaatatttgcgagcaacactatctaGAAGGCGAAGTGTTCATAGAGGTCACTAACATTTTATATTTAGAGATTAGGTATTTGCCCATTCCTTCTATCATTTGGTGTAATGTTCTCTTTCTAAGTAATGCCATGTATATGATATTGAACTAACTATTGTAACTGATGTTGTGCTTTTTCTACTGTATGTAACTACATATATAAGTTTATAATGCTTCATTATTGTTTTACATATGTTTATATCTCTTTATAAGTTGTACCATGTATATGATATTGAATtaacctttcactgtatgtaagtTACTAACAATAACTTATAATGCTTGACTAATATTCTACATATGTTCATATCTGATTGATGAATCATACAAACATTAAATCATTGTGTTTatatactcatttatgtttattaatcataaccaataaatctgcacatTTTAGAATacctgtattttattttatgatattGCAAAAAGTACCGCCAAGCACTAATCAATGCGTTAAATAATTCTGGGTGACTAGTCGGAATAGGAAttgcaatgtttatttttttgggcaattcATAAGgtcacatattttacatttttggtgaCTATAGGTCATAAGGTCCTAATGGCATCATGACCTACAGCCATAGCGGTGGAATAATGCAACATGGTGCAAGGCAGGAGGTAATTGACCCTATTGTAATCCATTGTCTGCTGCTCCCTTTCTGCTGCTGGCCATCAATTGTAGCCTGGCCTGAGTCCTGGAACAAATATACAGCACCAGTCAATGTGTTAGTTTGTCAGTAGTTTCAGGACCTTTGCATGACAGCTGCAACATCACATACAGACACAGGTCCTGAGACCAACAGGCTGATACAGTGACTGTGGGATAAAGGAAAGTACTACCTGTTGTACAGTTCCCTCACTTCTGCCTCCTCAAAGTGCCAGCTCCATCTTACAATGACACACCGGACTTTACTAATAGGTGTTGATCACTCAAGGAAGTTTTGCTGTACAGGGTGAGGGAATAAGCTGATTTGGGAGTCCTGTtgtcatgtgtgtatgtgtgtgactaATGTGACTGAAGGCCAGGGTTGGGAGAGGATGACCCCTAtattggaaggggggggggggaatgatcctGCTGTGAATGCTGAATTTATTTATGAGTTTATGGTATGAATGTATCAGAGATCTGTATAATTTATTTAGGGTCTTGTGATATGGATTTATAAGGGGTCATGCTGTGTGAATTTTTTGGGGGGCGTTtgtactattattatttatttttatagttccctTACGTCCAGGGTGCTATacctataaaaaatacataacacAATATTCAGTGTTCTGTGGTATACATTTATTGAAGCGCTCACCATGAGGTCTCCATACTCGAACCTGACCATCACTGGATCCCAAACAGAAACTGAATATGTTGCCAATGATTGTGTGGGTCTTTCTACAGGTGGATGTGAGTATGGAGGCCTCATGGTGAGTGCTTCAATCCTGCCTTTAATGTGGATCAACaaactgccccctgctggtgtgATATTCTGGAGAGCCATCACATTAGAGATCCAGTCAGAATGAGTTACCAGGACACCAAGAGAGCAGCGGCAGATGAGTcctgtttattgttttatttgcagGCAGCCCGGGAAtaacacaatttttattttgcccatgagacttctcctttacttTCTTTATTACGATGATGAAAGTTTTTGGTGGCTGAAAGGTAAAACTCTTTAATTATTGACAATATCATCATGACCAGTCAGAGGTCTATGAGGATCATACTTCTCATTATCTATTTCTACATATATTTCCCTGTTCCCTGTTCGGTGACCCTGAAGCTTTGTCATATATGACGACTAGATATGAGCGACTCGAGCCTGGGGAACCTGATCTGGCTAAGAACTTTGGGAAAAAAGCAGCTTGAACTTTGCCAAGCTTGTCAACTCTGCTAATATAGGTGTTTTGTCACCTGAatgcagggccggtgcaaggatttttatCTACACAAGCAAAGGTGCATTTtggtgacaccccccccccccccctccctccccacaaTCACTGACATATCGTGGCTTGGAAGCACCCGGGAAATTCAGATTATTGTGCATCCCCCCACTGGCCTGTGAATGTAAGAAAATGGTGATTTATATATGTATGCATTGCTGCTCTCCAGGGGTGAACCAGGATTTTCACATAAATTAATTAACAGGATGACATATTACTATCACAGTGACTaatatcatcatactgttactaaataaaaaaaaacactatacacaaaccattatcaccactatgcaaaggacaaataattgcaccactTCATAACCACTgccaataccaccatatagtgacgggataatacagccatacagatactgaataaaaccacttcaCACAGACTAAAATCCCCCCATACGGTACCAATATAGTGGTGACCTTGCTCTGCACAGGcatacagaccagtatcaccaataacaccactatacaaaggacaaaaaatattgccacatcatgaccacaaccattaccaccatatatatatatatatatataatactgaataaaaccactgctCCCAGACTAAaattcccccatacagtgcccatatagtgatgacctggctctgcacaggctctgcagaccatattagTAATTATATACAGTTACACCAGGCAACGTTATCTGTGATCGTGAGTGAGCCGTTCAATTTTCCTTTCCCTTCTCCCTCTGACCCAGACCGTCATGACCATTTCTTTCATCATAAACtcctctccacagaacctgccagacaaacaataTAGGATCcgcactctttaaccccttaaggaccaaggacgtatcggtacgtccttggtcctgctctcttgatataacgcggggttacacagtaaccctgcatcatatcacggcgggcccggcgtcatagtgaagccgggacccacctctaatagcgcgcagcgccgatcgcggcgccgcgcgctattaaccctttagccgcgcgctcagagctgagccgcgcggctaaaagcgaaaccggaagtggccggctagctcagtcgggctgttcgggatagccgtggctaatcgcggcatcccgaacagctgacaggacagcgggagggcccctacctgcctcctcgctgtccgatcgccgaatgactgctcagtgcctgagatccaggcatgagcagtcatgcggcagaatcgttgatcactggtttcttatgagaaaccagtgatcaatgatgaagatcagtgtgtgcagtgttataggtccctatgggacctataacactgcaaaaaaaatgtgaaaaaaagtgaataaagatcatttaactcctcccctattaaaagtttgaatcacccccccttttccaataaaaaaaaacacagtgtaaataaaaataaaaataaacatatatggtatcaccgcgtgcggaaatgtccgaattataaaaatatataattaattaaaccactcggtcaatggcgtgcgcgcaaaaaaaatacaaaatacaaaatagtgcatttttggtcactttttatatcatttaaaaatgaataaaaagcgatcaataagtcctatcaatgcaaaaatggtaccgttaaaaacttcagatcacagcgcaaaaaatgagccctcataccgccccatacacggaaaaataaaaaagttaaaggggtcaaaagatgacaattttaaacgtattaattttcctgcatgtagttatgattttttccagaagtccgacaaaatcaaacctatataagtaggggatcattttaatcgtatggacctaaagaataaagataaggtgtcattttcaccgaaaaatgtactacgtagaaacggaagcccccaaaaaggtacaaaatggcgtttttttttttcaattttgtcgcacaatgattttttttttccgtttcaccatagatttttgggcaaaatgactgacgtcattacaaagtagaattggtggcataaaaaaataagccatcatatggatttttaggtgcaaaattgaaagagttatgattttttaaaggcaaggagcaaaaaacgaaaatgcaaaaactgaaaaaaccccggtccttaaggggttaagcacctaTAGCACTGCATACATTAATAATAACCCCTTGGTGTCTCGCACACCTATTAAAGCTATCACATTACGGCACAAAGCAAGttgagcaaagcattgagcagtcggctgacctgtattttatggtgcacctgttgtcaacaaaaacgttttatataatgtagataatattataacagtgatccctcaacataccatggtaattcattccaaatgaaccatcgttacttgaatccatcattTGTTTTAGCTTAGTTTTTCCACCAAGATGGCAGCTGCAATGCAATGCATAGGGTTTTTATCAGCCTCTTAAGCCCACtcctatgctgtttcctgattggcctggaagctgtatgtcacaTAATACAAGCAATAAATGTCTATCCTAGGATCATGTGAGTTTGCTGCTAGCCACAAGGTGTAATTTCAATGTTACTTTCTCATCTTATGAGAGGCCatggtatgttgaaatgatcgcatgtcgaggccatcataggtcggggaatcactgtatatgtatatttgtccCAGCGCTGAATTACAGTGGGTGGGCGTGGTTGGCAGCGGGGCATCGCGGACCTCGTGCCATGCCTACCCGACTGTCCGTGGCTTTCATAAAAAGCCTTCTTTAGGGTAATAAAAGCCAGGAACTATTAGGTAGAAAGTTTGTAATACAAACCACTTGCACACAGTACAcatgctgtgtgcaggttattgcagtaaaagttcatgacagttgtgctttaacctaagaccctactgtgttgatccagagaaatgcAAAAATCCCCTATGAGGCCAATGCCAATTGTCCCAtggcagaggaaaaattccttgctgactccaatatggcatcagaaaaaatccctggatcaagTTCTGTCCctctaaatctagtatccataacctgtaatattatagttTGAAGCATGCACTCTCTCTGTAAGCTGGGGCCCCATTCTTAAGTTCACAGAGGGTCCCACCAATCaaacccccttgatcagacaattatcccctatcatgtgaaTTGAGaataagttgtttttcactgAACAACCTCATTAAACCGAACATCAGAATGGGGAATAAAGGGGATATAAGTGACTGTGAACGTGTCATGGCTTTTGGTGCCAGATGGGCCGGTCTGAGGATTTCACAAACTGTTGAGCTACTGGGATTTTTATTTATAACCATTTCAAGGGTTTACAGAGAACATCCAAAACATTCAAAGAGCAGCAGTCGTTTGAAGGAAAATGCCTtcttgatgtcagaggagaatgggcagactggttcaagaGGACAGAACAGCAACAGTAACTCAAACAATtgcagattttcctacccttggtgatggaaaatatagattttattaaagacacaaGATGAGCATTATGCTAAATTATTTCTTTACTGAATTGATAGCAGCAAACAAAGAGTTAATAAACagttaacaagaaaaaaaattaagcagTACATTAAGTCCagtatttaatcagtaatggtacAGTACAAGGGAATATGAAGACCCCTTCTGGTgaatctcctcctctttctttgatgCAGTGGTAGATAAGAATAATATAAAGTTGAAGTTCTCATGTTGAAAACAGAATGAACGGAACTGGAACCAATTTTATAACGAGACAGGAGACTCCCATTATGCTTGGTTAAAACTTATACAttaatgaaaatatataaaataaatataaagttaAAATAAAGAAATAGAAATGTGTGGGTCTAAAATAAGAAGTTTTGAATGTGGATTCTGATGACCAATAAGCAGCGTTCAATATATCTGCCAAAGAGCCTCCTGCTTGTCTAACTTTAGTGGATATGGCACTTCTAGTTAAATGGGCTCCAAAAAAGGAAGTATTCATACCTACTAGAGACATGACTTCCACCTAGCTAAAGTTGCAGAAGATATCGGTAAATGAGGTCTGCAAAAGTCATTGAGAAGTCAAGCGACTCCTAAGAGTTTTCGTTTCTAGTACGTAAGATTTCAAGCAACGACTATATACATTTTCTTGATGAGGAAAagctgggtaaaaaaaaacatgcaaaggtTAGTCTTGGTTCATttaattatggaaaaatataacTCTTTGAGGGGAAAAATGTCTGTGAGAAATATCTAAAGCTCTAACTTTTGACactgcgctgcggaatctgtaggcgctatataaataaataaaataaaaataaaataaaactcttAAAAGAAAGAGACATGATAACATTGTGAGTTTATAAGATAATAATTTTAATCAAATGGAATCATTATCTCCTCATGACTTGATCAAATTTAAGACTACGtgacatcccaagtagattgaTATCTAGGAGCAGGGGGTCTTCTATATTTAATACCTTTCAATAACTTGCACATTAAAAGATGTTTTCCTATTGGTAAAGCATGCAATGGTGCATGGTAAAGAGAGATGGCTGAATCATATACATTAATAGTATGATAGCTTTACCCGCATCAAAAGAATCTGAGTTATAGATGCATGCATGGGATCCAAATCCTGTTGTATGCACCAATTAAACCAAATTTTCCAGGCTTATCCATAAGc
Protein-coding sequences here:
- the LOC130360924 gene encoding taste receptor type 2 member 1-like: MDYRDILFFLILFLIFLGFFLNLFIVITNFAWYLKGEALQSVDIIMTCLSSIRIILLIRYLLGYLVNSPLTTIVVDLDTYRYLNLALMFLVFCSLWWGTALGVFYCVKITTYRNHLFMRLKMNISTTVPWILTGSMVISFISSLPCLWGTHPTNFTSIDSGNISNNEYSHSDHISYIQKQQLNLLIITFAGSILPLLLFCVSIYLLIVSVLKHTRNMNSNNSGFAKPQLEAHKKALITMVSFLLLYFLYFLSSNLLFLSFYTRNPIFRSLCSIGVYSYPSLHSLMLIISNAKLKRSILSAFQSDVFSNRIS